The Flexivirga oryzae genome has a segment encoding these proteins:
- a CDS encoding imelysin family protein encodes MPSRRKGLLAAAGVALLGLTGCGSGHLDPTDRARPVASPEVQASRSHCGSGWDRATAGTVRLRVRNTDVNAEEVYVADEAGKLYGELDPLGPGTTAVLTASLSAGHYHLVCSVNDGDPVRGPAVTVTGRATGAPGVLPVTSVDLTPRVIAYQRQVRKRLGVLQGEARTLTAALRRGDRTAARAAWRTANRTWNTMGGAYAAFGDLGDAIAGTAFPFPHGVHDPRWTGLLRIEYGLWHGEAPTSLRPLGSRLERDLSSLGTELDTTQFDPLDIVNRTHEITEDTLQQTLTGHDDYGAHVELADALAQLDGTTELLNLLRPLVAPRYPGLSTVTSWIAKSRSDIQSQHGWTVTPQGGAASAGHRLVDADVAQLAELLTPIPTMLEPRVAVTSRTPHSARPSATSGGTHHG; translated from the coding sequence GTGCCATCACGGAGGAAGGGGCTGCTGGCTGCGGCCGGGGTTGCGCTGCTGGGGTTGACGGGATGCGGATCGGGCCACTTGGACCCCACCGACCGGGCCCGGCCGGTCGCGTCCCCGGAGGTGCAGGCGTCCCGCAGCCACTGCGGCAGCGGCTGGGACCGCGCCACCGCCGGCACGGTGCGGCTTCGGGTCCGCAACACCGACGTCAACGCCGAGGAGGTGTACGTCGCGGACGAGGCCGGGAAGCTGTACGGCGAGCTCGACCCGCTCGGCCCCGGCACGACCGCCGTGCTGACCGCATCGCTGTCGGCCGGCCACTATCACCTGGTCTGCTCGGTGAACGACGGTGACCCGGTGCGCGGGCCGGCGGTGACGGTGACCGGCAGGGCAACCGGCGCACCCGGCGTTCTTCCGGTGACGTCCGTCGACCTGACGCCTCGCGTCATCGCCTATCAGCGGCAGGTGCGCAAACGCCTGGGCGTGCTGCAGGGAGAGGCCCGCACTCTGACGGCGGCGCTGCGGCGCGGCGACCGGACGGCGGCGCGGGCAGCGTGGCGTACCGCGAACCGCACGTGGAACACCATGGGCGGCGCGTATGCGGCGTTCGGTGACCTCGGCGACGCGATCGCCGGCACCGCATTCCCCTTCCCGCACGGCGTGCACGATCCGCGCTGGACCGGGCTGCTCCGCATCGAGTACGGCCTGTGGCACGGGGAGGCGCCGACGTCGCTGCGCCCCCTCGGCAGCCGACTCGAACGGGACCTGAGCTCGCTCGGCACCGAGCTGGACACCACCCAGTTCGACCCCCTCGACATCGTCAATCGCACCCACGAGATCACCGAGGACACCCTTCAGCAGACGCTGACCGGGCACGACGACTACGGCGCCCACGTCGAACTCGCCGACGCCCTCGCACAACTGGACGGCACGACAGAACTGCTGAACCTGCTGCGACCGCTCGTCGCACCGCGCTACCCCGGCCTGTCGACGGTCACCTCGTGGATCGCCAAGTCGCGCAGCGACATACAAAGCCAGCACGGTTGGACCGTGACACCGCAAGGAGGTGCCGCGTCTGCCGGACACCGGCTCGTCGACGCCGACGTCGCGCAACTCGCCGAGCTGCTCACCCCCATCCCGACCATGCTCGAACCGAGGGTTGCCGTCACCTCGCGGACCCCACACTCGGCTCGCCCCTCAGCGACTTCGGGAGGCACGCACCATGGCTGA
- a CDS encoding proline--tRNA ligase, whose amino-acid sequence MALRMSTLFLRTLREDPADAELPGHKLLVRAGYIRRVAPGIYTWLPLGMQVLAKVENIVREEMQRIGSQEVKFPALLPREPYDATGRWDEYGDLLFRLKDRKDADMLLGPTHEEMFCLTVKDMYSSYKDLPLALFQIQNKYRDEARPRAGILRGREFIMKDSYSFDIDAAGLQKAYDAHREAYIRMFNRLGFEYVIVKADSGAMGGSASEEFLAVSPHGEDTFVRDDSGYAANVEAVEVPQAPEVEVTAGPAHVEPTPDTPTIDTLVAALNKDHPRDDGREWTAADTLKNVIVMLVHPDGTREPLAIGLPGDREVDAKRLEVKVAPAEVDAFEEKDFAANPTLSKGYIGPGVLGEEKASGIRYLLDPSVAVGSAWVTGADKHGHHVIDLVHGRDFTADGTIQAAEIREGDASPTGHGTLKLARGIEMGHIFQLGTKYAEALGLKVLDENGKRVTVTMGSYGVGVTRAVGAIAEDNLDDLGLIWPRNVAPADVHVVATGKDEAVFVKAEEIVRELEAAGVEVLFDDRRKVSPGVKFKDSELIGVPTILVVGKGLADGKVELKDRRSGERRDVALAEVVAEVTREITEEPATL is encoded by the coding sequence GTGGCACTGCGTATGTCGACCCTGTTCCTGCGGACCCTGCGCGAGGACCCGGCCGATGCGGAGCTGCCGGGCCACAAACTGCTGGTCCGCGCCGGCTACATCCGCCGCGTCGCTCCGGGCATCTACACCTGGCTGCCGCTCGGTATGCAGGTGCTGGCCAAGGTCGAGAACATCGTCCGTGAGGAGATGCAGCGGATCGGCAGCCAGGAGGTGAAGTTCCCCGCTCTGCTGCCCCGCGAGCCCTACGACGCGACAGGCCGCTGGGACGAGTACGGCGACCTGCTCTTCCGGCTCAAGGACCGCAAGGACGCCGACATGCTCCTCGGCCCGACACACGAGGAGATGTTCTGTCTGACGGTCAAGGACATGTACTCGTCATACAAAGACCTGCCGCTCGCGCTCTTCCAGATCCAGAACAAGTACCGCGACGAGGCTCGCCCGCGCGCCGGGATCCTGCGCGGCCGCGAGTTCATCATGAAGGACTCCTACTCCTTCGACATCGACGCCGCCGGGCTGCAGAAGGCGTATGACGCGCACCGTGAGGCCTACATCCGGATGTTCAACCGGCTCGGCTTCGAATACGTCATCGTCAAGGCCGACTCCGGCGCGATGGGCGGCTCGGCCTCCGAGGAGTTCCTTGCGGTCAGCCCGCACGGCGAGGACACCTTCGTGCGCGACGACAGCGGGTATGCCGCCAACGTGGAGGCCGTCGAGGTCCCGCAGGCGCCCGAGGTCGAGGTGACGGCCGGTCCCGCGCACGTCGAGCCGACGCCCGACACACCGACCATCGACACCTTGGTGGCTGCGCTCAACAAGGACCACCCGCGCGACGACGGCCGCGAGTGGACCGCTGCCGACACCCTCAAGAACGTCATTGTGATGCTGGTGCACCCCGACGGCACGCGCGAACCGCTCGCCATCGGACTGCCCGGCGACCGCGAGGTCGACGCCAAGCGGCTGGAGGTCAAGGTCGCACCCGCCGAGGTGGATGCGTTCGAGGAGAAGGACTTCGCGGCGAACCCGACGCTGAGCAAGGGTTACATCGGCCCCGGAGTGCTGGGGGAGGAGAAGGCCAGCGGCATCCGCTACCTGCTCGACCCGTCCGTCGCGGTCGGCTCCGCGTGGGTCACGGGTGCCGACAAGCACGGCCACCACGTCATCGACCTGGTCCACGGCCGTGACTTCACCGCCGACGGCACGATCCAGGCCGCCGAGATCCGTGAGGGCGACGCGTCGCCGACCGGCCACGGCACGCTGAAGCTGGCGCGCGGCATCGAGATGGGCCACATCTTCCAGTTGGGCACGAAGTACGCCGAGGCGCTCGGCCTGAAGGTGCTCGACGAGAACGGCAAGCGGGTCACCGTCACCATGGGCTCCTACGGGGTCGGCGTCACCCGCGCGGTCGGTGCGATCGCCGAGGACAACCTGGACGACCTGGGCCTGATCTGGCCCCGCAACGTGGCGCCCGCCGACGTTCACGTCGTCGCGACCGGCAAGGACGAAGCGGTGTTCGTCAAGGCCGAGGAGATCGTCCGCGAACTCGAGGCCGCCGGGGTCGAGGTGCTCTTCGACGACCGCCGCAAGGTGTCACCCGGTGTGAAGTTCAAGGACTCCGAACTCATCGGCGTCCCCACGATCCTCGTCGTCGGCAAGGGTCTCGCGGACGGCAAGGTCGAGCTGAAGGACCGCCGCTCCGGGGAACGGCGGGACGTCGCGCTCGCGGAGGTCGTCGCCGAGGTCACCCGCGAGATCACCGAGGAGCCGGCAACCCTGTGA
- a CDS encoding HAD family hydrolase, with protein sequence MSRVEAVIFDWGGTLTPWHDIDFDAEAMSYAAAYGEPALAARLLDATGTAWATSREQHTSARLEDILAAVGVDVASERHRAGLAAYRDYWAPHTHTDPQVERLWKGLRDSGIRVGVLSNTIWDRDYHRGLFDRDGVLDLIDGDVYSSEIAWTKPHAEAFLAAATAVGAEPADCVYVGDRLFEDVHGPQQVGMRAIWIPHSVLPEAQVVATEAQPDAVAQELLDVLRVVRGWVGD encoded by the coding sequence GTGAGCCGCGTCGAAGCCGTCATCTTCGACTGGGGCGGCACGCTGACGCCCTGGCACGACATCGACTTCGATGCCGAGGCGATGTCGTATGCCGCCGCGTACGGCGAGCCGGCGCTGGCGGCGCGCCTGCTCGACGCGACCGGGACCGCCTGGGCAACGTCCCGTGAGCAGCACACGAGCGCCCGGCTGGAGGACATCCTGGCCGCGGTCGGGGTCGATGTCGCAAGTGAGCGGCACCGGGCCGGCCTGGCGGCATACCGCGACTACTGGGCGCCGCACACGCACACCGACCCGCAGGTCGAGCGACTGTGGAAAGGCTTGCGCGACAGCGGGATCCGTGTCGGCGTCCTGTCCAACACGATCTGGGACCGCGACTACCACCGCGGTCTCTTCGACCGCGACGGTGTGCTCGACCTGATCGACGGCGACGTCTACTCCAGTGAGATCGCCTGGACCAAGCCGCACGCGGAGGCGTTCCTGGCGGCCGCCACGGCGGTCGGTGCCGAGCCGGCCGACTGTGTGTATGTCGGGGACCGGCTCTTCGAGGACGTGCACGGTCCGCAGCAGGTGGGTATGCGCGCGATCTGGATCCCGCACTCGGTGCTCCCGGAGGCGCAGGTCGTCGCCACCGAGGCGCAGCCCGACGCGGTCGCCCAGGAGCTACTCGACGTGCTGCGCGTCGTCCGCGGCTGGGTCGGCGACTGA
- a CDS encoding vitamin K epoxide reductase family protein → MPLQLRHPRWLAPTTLVLSVLGLADAAYLTFEHYSGSTSLACSDSGAIDCAKVTTSQWSSIAGVPVALLGLLFFVGMTALCLPPVWRRTTSTLDAIRIGAAGVGLLMVFYLLWAEFLKIHAICLWCTGVHVITFVLFFTLLFGQILRVPADDLSVADPAADDAQHVE, encoded by the coding sequence ATGCCCCTGCAACTACGGCATCCGCGCTGGCTGGCTCCCACCACGCTCGTGTTGAGCGTCCTGGGGCTGGCCGATGCGGCCTACCTGACCTTCGAGCACTACAGCGGGTCGACCTCGCTCGCCTGCTCCGACAGCGGTGCGATCGACTGCGCCAAGGTGACGACCAGCCAGTGGTCGTCGATCGCCGGGGTGCCGGTGGCGCTGCTGGGTCTGCTCTTCTTCGTCGGTATGACGGCCCTGTGCCTGCCTCCGGTATGGCGCCGGACGACGTCCACGCTGGACGCGATCCGCATCGGCGCGGCCGGCGTCGGACTCCTGATGGTCTTCTACCTGCTGTGGGCGGAATTCCTGAAGATCCACGCGATCTGCTTGTGGTGCACCGGTGTTCACGTCATCACGTTCGTACTGTTCTTCACGCTGCTGTTCGGGCAGATCCTGCGTGTGCCGGCCGATGACCTGTCAGTCGCCGACCCAGCCGCGGACGACGCGCAGCACGTCGAGTAG
- a CDS encoding DUF929 family protein gives MASPTGREKLAALQAQQARAARQKKLLAITSGAVVIVLAAVAIFFIVGQKKADSDNKKAVSAASDAAYIDALLTIPTTTYDAVGHGSASTAPKAINGAALTKAGKPEVLYMGAEFCPYCGMERWALTAALSRFGTFTGLKSAVSTANDNPANIPTLTYLHAKYTSKYLTFTTYEMADRAGNKLQTPDKASTALFSKYDSGGSIPFIDYGNKAVSVGATFQGASYMQNVSGADVAAKLKDPTSTEAKGILGAANVITAHLCDLTKGKPAAVCASKGVIQAASGV, from the coding sequence ATGGCATCACCGACCGGCCGCGAGAAGCTCGCCGCCCTGCAGGCTCAGCAGGCCCGGGCCGCCCGCCAGAAGAAGCTGCTCGCCATCACCTCGGGCGCCGTCGTCATCGTGCTCGCCGCCGTCGCGATCTTCTTCATCGTCGGCCAGAAGAAGGCCGACTCGGACAACAAGAAGGCCGTCTCCGCCGCGAGCGACGCGGCATACATCGACGCCCTGCTGACCATCCCGACGACGACGTATGACGCGGTGGGCCACGGCTCCGCGAGCACCGCGCCGAAGGCGATCAACGGGGCCGCCCTCACCAAGGCCGGCAAACCCGAGGTGCTCTACATGGGTGCGGAGTTCTGCCCGTACTGCGGCATGGAGCGCTGGGCGCTCACCGCCGCGTTGTCCCGCTTCGGCACCTTCACCGGCCTGAAGTCCGCCGTGTCGACCGCGAACGACAACCCGGCCAACATCCCCACCCTGACCTACCTGCACGCGAAATACACCAGCAAGTACCTCACCTTCACCACCTACGAGATGGCCGACCGCGCCGGCAACAAACTGCAGACCCCGGACAAGGCGTCCACGGCGCTGTTCAGCAAGTACGACAGCGGCGGCTCGATTCCGTTCATCGACTACGGCAACAAGGCCGTCTCCGTGGGCGCGACCTTCCAGGGCGCGAGCTACATGCAGAACGTGTCGGGGGCCGACGTCGCGGCCAAGCTGAAGGACCCCACCTCCACCGAGGCGAAGGGGATCCTCGGCGCCGCCAATGTCATCACCGCGCACCTGTGCGACCTGACGAAGGGGAAGCCGGCCGCCGTGTGCGCCTCGAAGGGTGTCATCCAGGCGGCCTCGGGGGTCTGA
- a CDS encoding MauE/DoxX family redox-associated membrane protein has product MAEQIDSASPGVATRVPWQQHPAMEWIGLAARLILGVTYLVAGILKARQLEVTQMDTRAFRILPYDLANIWGAVMPFVEIIFGLLLIAGLMTRMTAVLGGLLMIAFIIGISSVWARGIVIQCGCFGNSGKLPTTAAYKWDILRDVGLLLCAAWLVVWPRTRLSADRALWG; this is encoded by the coding sequence GTGGCAGAGCAGATCGACTCGGCGTCCCCCGGCGTGGCGACACGCGTCCCCTGGCAGCAGCACCCGGCGATGGAGTGGATCGGCCTGGCAGCCCGCCTCATCCTCGGCGTGACCTACCTGGTGGCCGGGATCCTCAAGGCGCGGCAGCTCGAGGTGACCCAGATGGACACCCGGGCGTTCCGCATCCTGCCGTACGACCTGGCGAACATCTGGGGGGCGGTGATGCCGTTCGTCGAGATCATCTTCGGGCTGCTGCTCATCGCCGGCCTGATGACCCGGATGACGGCGGTCCTCGGCGGACTGCTGATGATCGCCTTCATCATCGGCATCAGCTCGGTGTGGGCGCGCGGGATCGTCATCCAGTGCGGCTGCTTCGGCAACAGCGGAAAGCTGCCGACCACGGCGGCATACAAGTGGGACATCCTGCGTGACGTGGGGCTGCTGCTCTGTGCCGCCTGGCTGGTCGTCTGGCCACGCACCAGGCTCAGCGCCGACCGCGCGCTCTGGGGCTGA
- a CDS encoding DsbA family protein has product MPRPDASQRLAATKPKDGPSRGLIGGIIAAVIVVIVVVAVFVTQANKSGSYSGPVPTGGTSDAKGLRAYPSVKLKSNAPTVDIYEDFQCPICKELEDANGTKILADAKSGKIKLVWHLVTFLEQNNNNAPSSTIAANGLYCAADEGKGAEYHKANFAGQPQEGVGYTIANIKKFGKQAGITGAKLTKFNTCVDKRTYGKYVKATADNAGKDGVTSTPTVLINGKEVKAGSADYGNLLQTKNSWDKILAKYTK; this is encoded by the coding sequence ATGCCACGCCCTGACGCATCGCAAAGACTCGCGGCCACCAAACCGAAGGACGGACCCTCGAGGGGACTGATCGGTGGCATCATCGCGGCCGTCATCGTCGTGATCGTGGTGGTCGCGGTCTTCGTGACCCAGGCGAACAAGTCGGGTTCCTACTCCGGGCCGGTGCCCACCGGCGGCACCAGCGACGCGAAGGGCCTGCGCGCCTACCCGTCGGTGAAGCTGAAGTCGAACGCGCCGACGGTGGACATCTACGAGGACTTCCAGTGCCCGATCTGTAAGGAGCTGGAGGACGCCAACGGCACGAAGATCCTCGCCGACGCCAAGTCCGGCAAGATCAAGCTGGTCTGGCACCTGGTGACGTTCCTGGAGCAGAACAACAACAACGCACCGTCCTCGACGATCGCGGCGAACGGGCTCTACTGCGCCGCGGACGAGGGCAAGGGTGCCGAGTACCACAAGGCGAACTTCGCCGGGCAGCCCCAGGAGGGCGTCGGCTACACCATCGCCAACATCAAGAAGTTCGGCAAGCAGGCCGGGATCACCGGCGCCAAGCTGACGAAGTTCAACACCTGCGTCGACAAGCGCACGTACGGCAAGTACGTCAAGGCGACGGCCGACAACGCGGGCAAGGACGGCGTCACCTCGACGCCGACGGTCCTCATCAACGGCAAGGAAGTCAAGGCCGGCAGCGCCGACTACGGCAACCTGCTGCAGACCAAGAACAGCTGGGACAAGATCCTCGCCAAGTACACGAAGTGA
- a CDS encoding aminoglycoside phosphotransferase family protein, with product MTDLHDFATAVPTDFREWVQGRPAEPELSGDDWLARLPHWTAECADAWDLRADGPVWHGVCAVVIPCHRAGEPVVLKISWPHEEARLEHLALQHWAGRGAVRLLAADPSHWAMLLEPLQHDRNLNDVNLLEACEVIGGLMRRLDRPATPQFTRLSDEIDRWIPLCRNGSPLVPRRLTEQAASTLEGLRDGCDGRLVHQDLHFENVLAGEREPWLAIDPKPLSGEWAFAVAPLLWNRWTEATRADNLRAHLRLRLGVVAEAAGIDEDRALAWSLVRLVTNALWEAQEPHPGQTELSQWITVAKAMTE from the coding sequence GTGACTGATCTGCACGACTTCGCAACGGCCGTCCCGACCGATTTCCGGGAGTGGGTGCAGGGGCGCCCGGCCGAGCCGGAACTCAGCGGCGACGACTGGCTCGCCCGGTTGCCGCACTGGACCGCCGAGTGTGCCGACGCGTGGGATCTGCGGGCCGACGGCCCGGTCTGGCACGGGGTCTGCGCGGTCGTCATACCGTGCCACCGCGCCGGCGAGCCGGTGGTGCTGAAGATCTCCTGGCCGCACGAGGAGGCGCGCCTGGAGCACCTCGCGCTGCAGCACTGGGCGGGTCGCGGCGCGGTCCGGTTGCTCGCGGCCGACCCGTCGCACTGGGCCATGCTGCTCGAGCCGTTGCAGCACGACCGCAACCTGAACGACGTGAACCTGCTGGAGGCGTGCGAGGTGATCGGCGGCCTCATGCGCCGCCTCGACCGTCCCGCCACACCGCAGTTCACCCGACTCAGCGACGAGATCGACCGGTGGATCCCCTTATGCCGCAACGGATCACCGCTCGTGCCACGGCGACTCACCGAGCAGGCAGCGAGCACCCTGGAGGGGTTGCGCGACGGCTGCGACGGGCGGCTGGTCCACCAGGACCTGCACTTCGAGAACGTGCTGGCCGGCGAGCGCGAGCCGTGGCTGGCGATCGATCCGAAGCCGCTCTCGGGTGAGTGGGCCTTCGCGGTCGCGCCGCTGCTGTGGAACCGCTGGACCGAGGCGACGCGCGCAGACAACCTGCGCGCGCACCTGCGACTGCGGCTCGGCGTTGTCGCCGAGGCGGCCGGTATCGACGAGGACCGAGCCCTCGCCTGGAGCCTCGTGCGGCTGGTGACCAACGCCCTGTGGGAGGCGCAGGAGCCGCACCCGGGTCAGACCGAGCTGTCCCAGTGGATCACCGTCGCCAAAGCTATGACCGAGTGA